The following proteins are encoded in a genomic region of Anas acuta chromosome 28, bAnaAcu1.1, whole genome shotgun sequence:
- the PFDN2 gene encoding prefoldin subunit 2 — translation MAADGARGRPGAAAAPGGKGLTAEQVVARFNRLRQEQRGLASKAAELEMELNEHGLVIETLREVDVTRRCYRMVGGVLVERTVKEVLPALESNLEQISKILESLSQQLQAKGRELTEFREKHNIRLLGEDDPRPPPKEGAEGAKGGSAGVLVS, via the exons ATGGCGGCGGACGGGGCGCGGGGGCggcccggggcggcggcggcgcccggcGGGAAGGGGCTGACGGCGGAACag gtCGTGGCCCGGTTCAACCGCCTGAGGCAGGAGCAGCGCGGGCTGGCATCAAAGGCCGCGGAGCTGGAGATGGAGCTCAACGAGCACGG CCTGGTGATCGAGACCCTGCGCGAGGTGGACGTCACCCGGCGCTGCTACCGCATGGTGGGCGGCGTGCTGGTGGAGAGGACGGTGAAGGAGGTGCTGCCCGCGCTGGAGAGCAACCTTGAGCAG ATCAGCAAAATCCTGGAGTCgctgagccagcagctgcaggccaAGGGCCGGGAGCTGACGGAGTTCCGCGAGAAGCACAACATCCGCCTGCTGGGGGAGGACgacccccggcccccccccaaGGAGGGCGCCGAGGGGGCCAAGGGGGGCTCTGCCGGCGTTCTGGTCTCCtag